The following coding sequences are from one Musa acuminata AAA Group cultivar baxijiao chromosome BXJ1-6, Cavendish_Baxijiao_AAA, whole genome shotgun sequence window:
- the LOC135676220 gene encoding uncharacterized protein LOC135676220: MVGDAAVADKPSGSPASGDFVIRHWRRFRPATRPVALDVGRASPGDFERGHRTGYTSLRDLIGSPPLPSGALSPASPCGGDGGGEIRIKNRLVKQAAYAYLQPTPSAGGHDLHRRRRCFRSLRQALAFLTCGIAVEPLDSCIEFLRRLFRRPRR; encoded by the coding sequence ATGGTGGGGGACGCCGCCGTGGCCGACAAGCCCTCGGGGTCGCCGGCGAGCGGCGATTTCGTCATCCGCCACTGGCGGCGGTTCCGCCCGGCGACCAGACCGGTGGCCCTGGACGTCGGCCGCGCCTCCCCCGGTGATTTTGAGCGCGGCCATCGGACCGGATACACCAGCCTCCGCGACCTCATCGGCTCGCCTCCGCTCCCAAGCGGGGCCCTGTCCCCGGCCTCCCCCTGCGGCGGCGACGGGGGAGGGGAGATCCGGATCAAGAACCGCCTCGTGAAGCAGGCGGCGTACGCGTACCTCCAGCCGACACCGTCCGCGGGGGGGCACGACTTGCACCGCCGTCGCCGCTGCTTCAGATCGCTCCGGCAGGCCCTTGCGTTCCTCACCTGCGGCATCGCGGTGGAGCCGCTCGACTCCTGCATCGAGTTCCTCCGCCGCCTCTTCCGCCGTCCACGGCGATGA
- the LOC103987687 gene encoding NDR1/HIN1-like protein 10 isoform X1, producing the protein MINEGVDAIATERRGPFWFPSPYLHPAAWRQYEVSSNSLLHCNWNAYPSHVEWEIDGKTSRCHLINSRCLPRDRVDQWDRAPNIMANSSRGSRDTSGSGGGGCCCKLLCSLVQLVISLGLVVLIWWLIFHPRLPRASVQEAQLMSFSLADNSTALLFNLTVGLALRNPNKRVGIYYDSLVVAALYHGVLLQTAPLPTFYQHHKNTTAFRPEFGGKATDAGSVAVFYGKEKSERTDFNFEVKLRARMRMKVWFIKIGHFNPVFDCKVRALVPQDGGMSATFRVSECDR; encoded by the exons ATGATCAAT GAAGGCGTCGACGCAATTGCTACCGAACGAAGGGGCCCGTTTTGGTTCCCATCACCTTATCTACATCCCGCTGCTTGGCGACAA TATGAAGTGAGCTCGAATTCTCTTCTGCACTGCAATTGGAATGCGTATCCGAGCCATGTCGAG TGGGAGATCGATGGTAAGACAAGTCGGTGCCACTTGATCAATAGTAGATGCTTGCCGCGTGACCGGGTTGACCAATGGGATCGG GCACCAAACATCATGGCGAACTCCTCCCGTGGCAGCCGCGACACCTCCGGCAGTGGCGGCGGCGGCTGCTGCTGCAAACTCCTCTGCAGCCTTGTTCAGCTCGTCATCTCCCTCGGCCTCGTCGTCTTGATCTGGTGGCTCATTTTCCACCCTCGCCTCCCCCGGGCGTCCGTCCAAGAGGCCCAGCTCATGTCGTTCAGCCTCGCCGACAACTCCACCGCCCTCCTCTTCAACCTCACCGTCGGCCTCGCCCTCCGCAACCCCAACAAGCGCGTCGGCATCTACTATGACTCCTTGGTGGTTGCCGCCCTCTACCACGGGGTTCTGCTGCAAACGGCGCCGCTCCCGACCTTCTACCAGCACCACAAGAACACCACCGCGTTCCGCCCGGAGTTCGGCGGCAAAGCGACCGACGCCGGCTCCGTGGCCGTGTTCTACGGGAAAGAGAAGTCGGAGCGGACGGACTTTAACTTCGAGGTGAAGCTCCGCGCCAGGATGAGGATGAAGGTGTGGTTCATCAAGATCGGCCACTTCAACCCCGTGTTCGACTGCAAGGTGCGCGCCCTGGTGCCGCAGGACGGCGGCATGTCCGCCACGTTCCGGGTCTCGGAGTGCGACCGTTGA
- the LOC103987687 gene encoding NDR1/HIN1-like protein 10 isoform X2, which produces MGSGLSFVPKPPAASFSQKLAAPNIMANSSRGSRDTSGSGGGGCCCKLLCSLVQLVISLGLVVLIWWLIFHPRLPRASVQEAQLMSFSLADNSTALLFNLTVGLALRNPNKRVGIYYDSLVVAALYHGVLLQTAPLPTFYQHHKNTTAFRPEFGGKATDAGSVAVFYGKEKSERTDFNFEVKLRARMRMKVWFIKIGHFNPVFDCKVRALVPQDGGMSATFRVSECDR; this is translated from the exons ATGGGATCGGGTCTTTCTTTTGTACCAAAACCCCCGGCTGCTTCTTTCTCTCAGAAACTTGCA GCACCAAACATCATGGCGAACTCCTCCCGTGGCAGCCGCGACACCTCCGGCAGTGGCGGCGGCGGCTGCTGCTGCAAACTCCTCTGCAGCCTTGTTCAGCTCGTCATCTCCCTCGGCCTCGTCGTCTTGATCTGGTGGCTCATTTTCCACCCTCGCCTCCCCCGGGCGTCCGTCCAAGAGGCCCAGCTCATGTCGTTCAGCCTCGCCGACAACTCCACCGCCCTCCTCTTCAACCTCACCGTCGGCCTCGCCCTCCGCAACCCCAACAAGCGCGTCGGCATCTACTATGACTCCTTGGTGGTTGCCGCCCTCTACCACGGGGTTCTGCTGCAAACGGCGCCGCTCCCGACCTTCTACCAGCACCACAAGAACACCACCGCGTTCCGCCCGGAGTTCGGCGGCAAAGCGACCGACGCCGGCTCCGTGGCCGTGTTCTACGGGAAAGAGAAGTCGGAGCGGACGGACTTTAACTTCGAGGTGAAGCTCCGCGCCAGGATGAGGATGAAGGTGTGGTTCATCAAGATCGGCCACTTCAACCCCGTGTTCGACTGCAAGGTGCGCGCCCTGGTGCCGCAGGACGGCGGCATGTCCGCCACGTTCCGGGTCTCGGAGTGCGACCGTTGA